The Clostridioides sp. ES-S-0010-02 genome window below encodes:
- a CDS encoding YncE family protein, with protein MKIYISNYLSKSISIVDYSTLELEKEIVLEDNIYPHHFCIEKEKNLIYIPSSSNGILYVLDLSNDKIIDTVSIGGSLSQVMLSDNELFVANEDSNSIYVLDKNTLNPIGIIGVDNMPHGFDFDRESKKLYVPCINSIVCIDTINKSIQKKINMDFRAWHIALDKQKKEMYISTLDGKLVIVDEVSMDIKKVLYEFLLPVEIRFNYSGKKVYVADLGYNNVRILDYTTSKYIGNIEIDGIPQGLEISKDEKLLFVSDTQENSVKVYETANNKLIKVIKVGKEPTTIVCL; from the coding sequence GTGAAAATCTATATTTCTAACTACCTATCAAAGAGCATTAGTATAGTTGATTATTCTACACTTGAACTAGAAAAAGAAATAGTATTAGAGGATAATATATATCCACATCATTTTTGCATAGAAAAGGAAAAAAATTTGATATACATACCTAGTTCGAGCAATGGAATACTATATGTTTTAGACTTAAGTAATGATAAAATAATTGATACTGTTTCTATAGGAGGAAGTCTTAGTCAAGTTATGCTTAGTGATAATGAGCTATTTGTAGCAAATGAAGATTCAAATAGCATATATGTGTTGGATAAAAATACATTAAATCCAATAGGAATCATTGGTGTTGATAATATGCCACATGGATTTGATTTTGACAGAGAGAGTAAAAAGTTATATGTACCATGTATAAATTCGATAGTATGTATAGACACAATAAATAAAAGTATACAAAAGAAAATCAATATGGACTTTAGAGCATGGCATATAGCACTTGATAAACAAAAGAAAGAAATGTATATATCAACACTTGATGGAAAGCTTGTAATAGTTGATGAAGTAAGTATGGATATAAAAAAGGTATTATATGAATTCTTATTGCCAGTAGAAATAAGGTTTAATTATAGTGGGAAAAAAGTTTATGTTGCTGACTTGGGTTATAATAATGTAAGAATTTTGGATTATACAACAAGTAAATATATTGGAAATATTGAAATAGATGGAATTCCTCAGGGATTAGAAATATCTAAAGATGAAAAGTTATTATTTGTATCAGATACTCAAGAAAACTCAGTTAAAGTATATGAAACTGCAAATAATAAATTAATAAAAGTAATCAAGGTAGGAAAAGAGCCTACAACTATAGTTTGTTTGTAG
- a CDS encoding TIGR03905 family TSCPD domain-containing protein, which translates to MKVTFNPSGVCCREMFFEVDENNVIVDAEFIGGCNGNLLGLKSLIIGQNALEIADKLNGIDCGGKGTSCPDQLSKAIRQSI; encoded by the coding sequence ATGAAGGTTACTTTTAACCCAAGTGGTGTTTGTTGTAGAGAGATGTTTTTTGAAGTTGATGAAAATAATGTGATTGTTGATGCTGAGTTTATAGGCGGATGTAATGGAAATTTATTAGGGCTTAAGAGTTTAATAATTGGTCAAAATGCTCTTGAAATTGCTGATAAATTAAATGGTATTGATTGTGGAGGTAAGGGTACTTCTTGCCCAGACCAATTATCTAAAGCTATTCGTCAATCTATATAG
- a CDS encoding DUF4364 family protein, producing MFENSSEELAYHKLLILYILEKIKMDLTNSQITQVVLETEMMNYFSLQQLLSQLMESKFLTTYKDSDREYYALTQRGVESLEYFFNRIPTSVTEKIDKYIDSNKENLLADTQVKSSFVKQSDNEFIVNLRVIENQSNLIDLNLNVSSEKQAKLICNNWKNNASYMYAEVIDLLIRDIH from the coding sequence CACAAACTTTTAATTTTGTATATATTGGAAAAAATTAAAATGGATTTAACTAATTCTCAAATAACTCAAGTAGTATTAGAGACTGAAATGATGAATTACTTTTCATTACAACAGCTTTTATCTCAGCTTATGGAATCTAAGTTTTTGACTACATATAAAGACTCTGACAGAGAATATTATGCTCTTACTCAAAGAGGTGTAGAAAGTCTAGAATACTTTTTTAATCGAATACCTACTAGTGTTACTGAAAAAATAGACAAGTATATAGATTCTAATAAAGAAAATTTACTAGCAGATACTCAAGTAAAATCTAGCTTCGTAAAACAAAGTGATAATGAATTTATTGTCAATCTTAGAGTCATAGAAAATCAATCTAACTTAATAGATTTAAATCTAAATGTTTCATCAGAGAAACAAGCAAAACTTATTTGTAACAATTGGAAAAACAATGCATCTTATATGTATGCTGAAGTTATCGACTTACTTATAAGAGACATACATTAA